In a genomic window of Alteromonas gilva:
- a CDS encoding ABC transporter ATP-binding protein, whose amino-acid sequence MQNKHLELSQVGIDFPTPKGPFTALTDVNLKIRKGEFISLIGHSGCGKSTVLNIVAGLYEATSGGVILDGSEVREPGPERAVVFQNHSLLPWLSVYKNVELAVKQTQKSKSKKEMREWILHNLELVHMTHALDKLPSEISGGMKQRVGIARALAMEPKVLLMDEPFGALDALTRAHLQDSLMEIHAELGNTVIMITHDVDEAVLLSDRIVMMTNGPAATIGEILDVKLDRPRDRLVLADNPEYNHYRHEVLTFLYEKQKKIEPVSSYKKAQQSKASKKSDVA is encoded by the coding sequence ATGCAAAATAAACATTTAGAACTATCCCAGGTAGGGATTGATTTCCCTACTCCCAAGGGCCCGTTCACTGCATTAACCGATGTGAATCTGAAAATTAGAAAAGGCGAGTTTATCTCCCTGATAGGCCACTCCGGCTGTGGTAAATCTACCGTGCTGAATATTGTGGCAGGCTTATATGAAGCGACATCAGGCGGTGTGATACTTGATGGTAGTGAAGTCAGAGAGCCGGGCCCGGAGCGGGCGGTGGTGTTTCAGAATCACTCGCTGTTACCCTGGCTATCGGTGTACAAAAACGTAGAACTGGCCGTTAAACAGACCCAGAAAAGTAAATCCAAAAAAGAAATGCGCGAGTGGATTTTACACAACCTGGAGCTGGTTCATATGACCCACGCACTGGACAAGCTGCCATCAGAAATTTCCGGCGGTATGAAGCAGCGAGTTGGTATTGCCCGGGCGCTGGCGATGGAGCCAAAGGTGTTACTGATGGACGAACCATTTGGTGCTCTTGACGCGTTAACCCGCGCGCACCTGCAGGACTCGCTGATGGAAATCCACGCCGAGCTGGGCAACACCGTGATTATGATCACCCACGATGTGGACGAAGCGGTATTGTTGTCCGATCGCATTGTAATGATGACCAACGGGCCTGCGGCCACTATCGGTGAAATTCTTGATGTAAAACTCGACCGTCCCCGTGACCGGTTGGTGCTGGCCGATAACCCGGAATATAACCACTACCGGCATGAAGTGTTGACCTTTCTGTACGAAAAACAGAAAAAAATTGAACCGGTTTCAAGCTATAAAAAAGCACAACAAAGCAAAGCGTCAAAAAAGTCTGACGTTGCTTAA
- a CDS encoding CmpA/NrtA family ABC transporter substrate-binding protein yields MTANAQDVGWPEKEELKFGFIKLTDMAPLAVAYEKGYFEDEGLYVTLEAQANWKVLLDRVIDGQLDGAHMLAGQPLGATIGFGTESHIVTAFSMDLNGNGITVSNDVWAEMKKNIPHENGKPVHPIKADYLKPVVDSYKNAGKPFKMGMVFPVSTHNYELRYWLAAGGIHPGYYAPHKGDTSGQIDAQALLSVTPPPQMPATMEAGTIYGYCVGEPWNQQAVFKGIGVPVITDYEIWKNNPEKVFGVSKSWAEENPNTHIRVVKAMIRAAMWLDANNNANRPEAVKILAKSSYVGADEDVIANSMTGTFEYEKGDKREVPDFNVFFRHNATYPYYSDAIWYLTQMRRWGQISEPKSDDWFITTAKSVYRPDIYTQAAKALIAEGLADPKDFPDFDTESGFKPPQTEFIDNVTFDGTKPNAYLDKFSIGLKGDTVL; encoded by the coding sequence ATGACGGCCAACGCACAGGATGTTGGCTGGCCGGAAAAAGAAGAGCTTAAGTTCGGCTTCATTAAACTCACCGACATGGCGCCCCTGGCGGTTGCCTACGAAAAAGGTTACTTCGAAGATGAAGGGCTGTATGTGACACTGGAGGCCCAGGCAAACTGGAAAGTACTGCTGGACCGGGTGATTGACGGTCAGTTGGATGGCGCACATATGTTGGCCGGCCAACCACTGGGCGCAACCATTGGTTTTGGTACCGAATCGCATATCGTTACCGCTTTTAGCATGGACCTTAACGGTAATGGTATTACTGTTTCCAATGATGTCTGGGCGGAAATGAAGAAAAACATTCCCCATGAAAATGGCAAGCCGGTTCATCCGATTAAAGCGGACTACTTAAAGCCAGTAGTCGACAGTTATAAAAATGCCGGTAAGCCCTTTAAAATGGGCATGGTGTTTCCGGTCTCTACCCATAACTATGAATTGCGTTACTGGTTAGCTGCCGGCGGTATCCACCCTGGTTACTATGCACCGCATAAAGGCGATACTTCGGGACAAATCGATGCCCAGGCCTTGTTATCGGTGACCCCGCCACCGCAAATGCCTGCAACCATGGAAGCCGGCACTATCTATGGCTACTGTGTTGGTGAGCCATGGAATCAGCAAGCTGTGTTTAAAGGTATTGGTGTGCCGGTGATTACCGATTACGAAATTTGGAAAAATAACCCGGAAAAAGTCTTTGGCGTAAGCAAGAGCTGGGCCGAAGAAAACCCCAATACCCATATTCGCGTGGTGAAAGCAATGATCCGTGCCGCTATGTGGCTGGATGCCAACAATAACGCTAACCGTCCGGAAGCGGTAAAAATTCTGGCGAAAAGCAGCTACGTGGGCGCAGACGAGGATGTTATTGCTAACAGTATGACCGGCACCTTCGAATATGAAAAAGGCGATAAGCGTGAAGTACCGGACTTTAACGTATTCTTCCGTCATAACGCCACCTATCCGTACTACAGCGATGCCATCTGGTACCTCACTCAAATGCGCCGCTGGGGGCAAATATCCGAACCTAAATCTGATGACTGGTTTATAACAACCGCGAAAAGTGTCTATCGTCCCGATATTTATACCCAGGCGGCTAAAGCGTTGATTGCCGAAGGGTTAGCTGATCCGAAAGACTTTCCTGACTTTGACACGGAGAGCGGCTTTAAACCACCACAGACTGAGTTTATCGATAACGTGACATTTGATGGCACTAAGCCTAATGCTTATCTCGATAAATTTTCCATTGGACTAAAAGGTGACACGGTACTTTAA
- the uraD gene encoding 2-oxo-4-hydroxy-4-carboxy-5-ureidoimidazoline decarboxylase produces MTLDELNQLQEKQAGAFFEQTCAASRWVGAMVAKRPYRSEESLYKAAREVWETMGEADFREAFEAHPMIGDVNSLRAKFANTKATASAEQQGTSEASESTLRALHELNHRYVDRHGFIFIICATGLSADIMLDELRQRLPNDTATELANAAEQQIQITLLRLGKALNDTPSQGDFTS; encoded by the coding sequence ATGACACTGGATGAACTCAATCAGCTACAGGAGAAGCAGGCTGGTGCCTTCTTTGAACAAACCTGCGCGGCATCGCGCTGGGTGGGTGCAATGGTGGCAAAGCGGCCTTACCGTAGTGAAGAATCACTGTACAAAGCCGCCAGAGAAGTCTGGGAAACCATGGGCGAAGCCGACTTTCGCGAGGCCTTTGAAGCTCATCCCATGATTGGCGACGTTAACAGTTTGCGGGCCAAATTTGCCAACACCAAAGCCACCGCATCGGCTGAGCAACAAGGCACCAGCGAGGCCAGTGAATCAACCTTACGGGCTTTGCATGAGCTTAACCACCGCTATGTGGACAGGCATGGTTTTATTTTTATTATTTGTGCCACCGGCCTAAGTGCCGACATTATGCTCGATGAACTGCGCCAGCGCTTACCCAATGATACGGCCACTGAGCTGGCAAACGCTGCCGAGCAACAAATTCAAATTACCTTACTGCGTTTAGGCAAAGCACTTAACGACACGCCGTCACAAGGAGATTTTACATCATGA
- the mobA gene encoding molybdenum cofactor guanylyltransferase, translating into MCAVSGIQDLIEQSPHHCLGVILAGGRSSRMGKDKATVRIGQRTMLDITRSLLDAAPLNNHIVVGGEFADWSEECYGHGPGRAICEVMMSTAIADSFAPDYVLFLPVDMPLLTAQTLRKLIDLAKEKQRAVYFDAHYLPLVIPLNEVTINPLKSLTKSQPSPSVRRVLNTLGAYPANFTGATAELANINSPADLTALSVSY; encoded by the coding sequence ATGTGTGCAGTATCTGGTATTCAGGACCTTATCGAACAATCTCCACACCATTGCCTGGGTGTCATTTTGGCTGGAGGACGTTCATCACGAATGGGTAAAGACAAAGCGACGGTGCGGATTGGACAACGTACTATGCTGGATATTACCCGTTCGTTACTGGATGCTGCACCCCTCAATAATCATATCGTGGTAGGCGGCGAATTTGCCGACTGGTCTGAAGAATGCTATGGCCATGGGCCTGGCAGAGCTATTTGTGAAGTCATGATGAGCACAGCGATAGCGGATAGTTTTGCGCCTGACTATGTGTTGTTTTTACCGGTTGATATGCCGTTACTGACAGCGCAGACGCTGCGCAAGTTAATTGACCTGGCTAAAGAAAAGCAGCGTGCGGTATATTTCGACGCACATTACTTACCACTGGTCATTCCGCTTAATGAGGTCACTATCAACCCGCTGAAATCACTGACCAAATCTCAGCCGTCGCCGTCTGTGCGTCGGGTCCTCAATACCCTGGGTGCTTATCCGGCTAATTTTACCGGCGCTACCGCCGAACTTGCCAATATTAACAGTCCCGCCGATTTGACGGCACTGTCAGTGAGTTATTAA
- a CDS encoding alginate export family protein has product MKTQCSFFKRGLLATVVSAALLPAAQAATEWHDALSDSKASASFNLRYEGANQDNALKDASALTLRTLLSFESGEYKGFSFKADLEDVTIVMGQGDYTVGPAGYNPGEYSVIADPETTELNQGYLQFKNDGLTVKAGRQIIALDGHRFVGHVGWRQDWQTYDAVSVNYKASDKLSAFYAYLNKRNRIFAEAADIDSKDHLLNVSYKDDFGKLTAYAYLLEVDNNIDNSLDTYGVSYAGAYTTDSVKWLYSAEFASQSSEAAATDYSVSYAMLEAGAVVSGVTAKLGYELLGSDEGMYGFATPLATLHKFNGWSDQWLGTPAQGLQDVYVSAATKFAGGNWLFVYHDFSADEASSTVDDLGSEINIQYTTKIAEKFSFGAKYANYSAGDIKVDTDKLWVWISTKF; this is encoded by the coding sequence ATGAAAACACAATGTTCTTTTTTCAAACGAGGCTTGTTAGCTACCGTTGTTTCTGCGGCTTTACTGCCTGCTGCACAAGCAGCCACCGAATGGCATGACGCGCTGTCAGACTCCAAGGCATCAGCCAGTTTTAACCTGCGCTACGAAGGTGCTAATCAGGATAACGCGTTGAAAGATGCCAGCGCGCTGACGCTGCGTACGTTGCTGAGTTTTGAGTCCGGTGAGTATAAAGGGTTTTCATTCAAAGCCGACTTAGAAGATGTCACCATCGTAATGGGGCAGGGCGATTACACCGTCGGGCCGGCTGGCTACAATCCTGGCGAATATTCGGTGATTGCCGACCCGGAAACCACCGAATTGAATCAGGGCTATTTGCAGTTTAAAAATGACGGTCTGACTGTAAAAGCCGGACGTCAGATTATTGCACTGGACGGCCACCGCTTTGTTGGCCACGTGGGCTGGCGTCAGGACTGGCAAACTTATGATGCGGTGTCGGTAAACTATAAGGCAAGCGATAAACTAAGCGCGTTTTACGCCTACCTGAACAAGCGCAACCGCATTTTTGCTGAAGCGGCGGATATCGACTCAAAAGATCATTTACTTAATGTGAGTTACAAAGACGATTTTGGTAAGTTAACCGCTTATGCGTACCTGCTTGAAGTAGATAACAACATCGATAACAGTCTGGATACCTACGGCGTAAGCTATGCCGGCGCCTATACAACGGATTCGGTTAAATGGCTTTACAGCGCTGAGTTTGCGAGCCAGTCAAGCGAGGCGGCAGCGACGGATTATTCTGTCAGTTACGCAATGTTAGAAGCGGGCGCAGTGGTCTCGGGAGTTACCGCTAAACTAGGCTACGAACTGTTGGGCTCTGATGAGGGTATGTACGGTTTTGCCACACCACTGGCGACCCTGCATAAATTTAACGGTTGGTCTGATCAATGGTTAGGTACACCAGCACAGGGTTTACAGGATGTCTACGTGAGTGCGGCAACCAAGTTTGCCGGTGGGAACTGGTTGTTTGTATATCATGACTTCAGTGCAGATGAAGCGAGCAGCACGGTTGACGATCTCGGTAGTGAGATCAATATCCAGTACACCACCAAAATTGCTGAAAAATTTAGCTTTGGTGCCAAATATGCTAATTACTCAGCCGGTGATATAAAAGTCGATACCGACAAACTGTGGGTATGGATTTCAACTAAATTTTAA
- a CDS encoding ABC transporter permease encodes MFSSALSILPKLLMPLVGILLFLAVWNGVAKSIDTSLGQFPGPAQVWEQSVTLIKEHNQQREKADAFYERQEVRNAERVAQDPDYDPKIREFTGAPTFFDQIWTSLYTVMVGFLIASVIAVPMGILCGLSKSAYAAMNPLIQIFKPVSPLAWLPLVTMVVSALYVSDDPMFSKSFITSAVTVSLCCLWPTLINTAVGVSNIDSDLVNVSKVLRLKPLSHVQKIVLPASIPMIFTGLRLSLGIGWMVLIAAEMLAQNPGLGKFVWDEFQNGSSESLARIMVAVITIGIIGFMLDRLMLAVQRLASWDKNSVLR; translated from the coding sequence ATGTTTTCAAGCGCTTTATCAATATTACCAAAATTGCTCATGCCGTTGGTTGGGATCCTGTTATTTTTGGCTGTCTGGAATGGCGTAGCAAAATCCATTGATACCTCGTTAGGGCAATTTCCAGGACCGGCCCAGGTATGGGAACAAAGCGTTACCCTGATCAAGGAACATAATCAGCAACGTGAAAAAGCCGACGCCTTTTATGAGCGTCAGGAAGTGCGCAACGCCGAACGCGTGGCTCAGGATCCTGATTATGACCCCAAGATTCGTGAATTCACTGGCGCACCAACCTTTTTCGACCAAATATGGACCAGCCTGTACACCGTTATGGTGGGGTTTTTAATTGCCAGTGTCATCGCGGTGCCAATGGGGATTTTATGTGGCCTGAGTAAGTCGGCCTACGCGGCCATGAACCCCCTGATCCAGATTTTTAAACCGGTTTCTCCGTTGGCCTGGCTGCCATTGGTGACAATGGTCGTCAGCGCCCTTTATGTGAGTGATGATCCGATGTTTTCTAAATCATTCATTACCTCGGCGGTGACCGTCTCACTGTGCTGTTTATGGCCGACATTGATCAATACGGCAGTGGGTGTTTCCAACATTGATTCTGATCTGGTCAACGTCAGTAAAGTATTGCGCTTAAAGCCGTTGAGTCATGTGCAAAAAATTGTTTTACCGGCGTCAATTCCGATGATTTTCACCGGGTTGCGACTTTCTTTGGGCATTGGCTGGATGGTACTCATAGCCGCTGAAATGCTGGCGCAAAACCCTGGCTTAGGCAAGTTTGTGTGGGATGAATTTCAAAACGGCAGCTCTGAGTCGCTGGCCAGAATCATGGTGGCGGTCATTACCATCGGTATTATCGGGTTTATGCTCGATCGGCTGATGCTTGCGGTGCAGCGCCTGGCAAGTTGGGACAAAAATTCGGTGTTGCGCTAG
- a CDS encoding diguanylate cyclase, with protein sequence MTTESIFASTFEYCGVGLAHVRTDGAFIRVNKTLSDFLGYSPAELVALDFQQITHPDHLDKDLIHVADVLDGIYDSYQMEKLYIHKQGHLVWGNLTVTLVRNADNSPAFFISVVEDIDEKKRIEQNYFAAQETLRSIISSLSDRMAVWVATPDLSSLIFVNEGYQRIWGRSGKELYDNPCSFIDHIHVADRQRVLSFYRQRITAPWQFEYRVMRDDGELRYIRERGEVIHDHCGEIISLVITADDITHDKQLNEALKSANHKLASLSRIDALTGIDNRRECMLALEVECKRLDRISDITTSTLAFLDLDKFKFINDHYGHHIGDKALISFTDRIKSTMRENDVVGRYGGDEFLLLLRDTTTEDAENVIQRIFAQPLTVTSEEGDIVPVYCSVGLAQWQPEMDGVQDWIEHADRQMYKTKKSKKQP encoded by the coding sequence ATGACAACTGAATCAATTTTTGCGTCAACGTTTGAATATTGTGGTGTCGGATTAGCCCATGTTCGAACAGATGGTGCTTTCATCAGGGTTAATAAAACTCTCAGTGATTTTTTGGGCTATTCTCCAGCCGAGCTTGTGGCACTGGACTTTCAACAAATTACTCACCCCGATCATCTGGACAAAGATTTGATTCATGTCGCGGATGTGCTTGACGGCATTTATGATTCCTATCAAATGGAAAAGCTCTATATCCACAAGCAAGGTCATCTGGTGTGGGGCAATCTTACTGTCACCCTGGTGCGTAATGCCGATAACTCGCCGGCGTTTTTCATTTCTGTGGTTGAAGATATCGATGAAAAAAAGCGCATAGAGCAGAATTATTTTGCCGCTCAGGAAACCCTGCGTTCGATTATCAGTTCTTTGTCTGATCGCATGGCGGTTTGGGTGGCAACGCCGGATCTGTCCTCGCTCATATTTGTTAATGAAGGTTATCAGCGTATATGGGGGCGCAGTGGCAAAGAGTTGTACGATAACCCGTGCAGCTTTATTGACCACATTCATGTTGCCGACCGACAGCGGGTGCTGAGCTTTTATCGCCAGCGCATAACCGCCCCCTGGCAGTTTGAGTACCGTGTTATGCGTGATGATGGAGAACTACGCTACATACGCGAGCGAGGCGAAGTCATCCACGACCATTGTGGTGAAATAATCAGTCTGGTTATTACGGCCGATGATATTACCCATGACAAGCAATTAAACGAAGCTCTGAAGTCGGCAAATCACAAGCTTGCGTCATTGTCGCGCATTGACGCTCTTACCGGCATTGATAATCGCCGGGAGTGTATGCTGGCACTCGAGGTTGAATGCAAACGGTTAGACAGGATCAGTGATATTACGACGTCGACCCTGGCATTTCTGGATTTGGATAAGTTTAAGTTCATTAACGATCATTACGGCCATCATATTGGCGATAAAGCGTTAATATCATTCACTGACCGGATAAAGTCGACGATGCGAGAGAATGATGTTGTTGGGCGCTATGGTGGGGATGAGTTTTTGTTACTGCTCAGAGATACGACAACAGAAGATGCCGAAAATGTAATACAGCGTATTTTTGCTCAACCGCTGACAGTGACCAGCGAAGAAGGTGACATTGTACCGGTCTATTGCTCAGTAGGGTTGGCGCAATGGCAGCCTGAAATGGACGGCGTGCAAGACTGGATAGAGCACGCCGACCGTCAGATGTATAAAACTAAGAAAAGTAAAAAGCAGCCCTGA
- the guaD gene encoding guanine deaminase, translating to MKQQLIRGAIHHYPHATADYAADLQSFTDGAMLIESGKIIALGEYNELRGQYPAAALTDYRDYLIIPGLIDTHLHFPQTEIIAKYGEQLLTWLDNFTFPAEGQFADPALSARMADFFLNECLKNGTTTGLVYSSVHKTSTEALFEAASARNMLTVAGKVCMDRHCPDWLQDTPASAQRDSAELIERYHGKGRNYYALTPRFAPTSSSAQMAALGELAQQYDDVFIQTHLSENHDEIAWVKTLYPDCEDYLAVYEKYHMVRPRAVYGHCIHLSDSEWQRMAASGAVAAFCPTSNLFLGSGLFEMGKAEQFNVPVTLATDVGGGTSFNLLRTLGEAYKICQLRQFKLSALQGFYMLTQGAAHSLGLSDKIGNFNVGSDADFVVLNPRFDPLTTLRVKNDSSCEDALFALTMLGDDRATVATWVAGQPQYIQQEHADALA from the coding sequence GTGAAACAGCAACTAATTCGCGGGGCGATTCACCATTACCCTCATGCAACGGCTGACTACGCCGCCGATCTGCAAAGTTTTACCGACGGCGCCATGCTCATTGAAAGCGGTAAAATTATTGCCTTAGGTGAATACAATGAGCTGCGCGGCCAGTATCCGGCGGCGGCGCTCACCGATTATCGCGATTACCTGATTATACCCGGGCTCATCGATACCCATCTGCACTTTCCGCAGACCGAAATTATCGCCAAATACGGTGAACAACTGCTTACCTGGCTGGATAACTTTACCTTTCCTGCCGAGGGTCAGTTTGCCGATCCGGCACTGTCGGCGCGCATGGCAGACTTCTTTTTAAATGAATGCCTTAAAAACGGCACCACGACCGGGTTGGTGTATAGCAGCGTGCACAAAACCAGTACCGAAGCACTCTTTGAAGCCGCCTCAGCGCGAAATATGCTGACTGTGGCCGGCAAAGTATGTATGGACAGACACTGTCCCGACTGGCTGCAGGACACGCCGGCTTCAGCCCAGCGTGACAGTGCCGAATTGATAGAACGCTATCACGGCAAAGGACGCAATTATTATGCACTGACGCCGCGGTTTGCCCCTACCAGCAGTAGCGCACAGATGGCGGCGCTTGGTGAACTAGCCCAGCAATATGACGATGTTTTTATCCAGACTCACCTGTCGGAAAACCATGACGAAATAGCCTGGGTTAAAACGCTCTATCCCGATTGCGAGGACTATCTCGCGGTGTATGAGAAATACCATATGGTGCGACCGCGTGCGGTTTACGGCCACTGTATTCATTTATCTGACAGTGAATGGCAACGTATGGCCGCCAGCGGCGCAGTCGCCGCTTTTTGTCCTACCTCTAACCTGTTTTTGGGTAGCGGCCTGTTTGAAATGGGCAAAGCTGAACAATTTAACGTGCCGGTGACCCTGGCTACCGATGTGGGCGGCGGCACCAGTTTTAATTTACTCAGAACCTTGGGTGAAGCCTACAAAATCTGCCAGTTACGCCAATTCAAATTATCGGCGCTACAGGGCTTTTATATGCTCACTCAGGGCGCCGCCCATAGTCTGGGTTTAAGCGATAAAATCGGCAACTTCAATGTGGGTAGCGACGCTGACTTTGTGGTGCTGAATCCACGTTTTGATCCCTTAACCACACTGCGGGTTAAAAATGACAGCAGTTGTGAAGACGCTCTGTTTGCCCTCACCATGCTAGGCGACGACCGTGCGACCGTGGCGACCTGGGTGGCCGGACAACCTCAATATATTCAACAGGAGCATGCTGATGCCTTGGCTTGA
- a CDS encoding urate hydroxylase PuuD has protein sequence MPWLDWLSLFVRWFHVIAGVAWIGASFYFIWLDNSLETPPDWKKQKGIKGDLWAVHGGGFYEVGKYAYGPESMPENLHWFKWEAYSTWLSGFALLVIVYYFAAAAYLIDPSVMAMSETEAIIRGLSLLAGGVLVYELACRSPLANYPKVFALALTALLVVASYLATQWFSGRGAYIHVGALIGSIMVANVLLNIMPAQRKMVAAVAAKQPVDPAWGAGAKLRSVHNNYLTLPILFIMISNHYPMTYQHPQNWLVLVAIMALSAWIRHFFNLRHLGRSSPGVLISGALGLLLVALWVSWPQVQPAAQPTISAENTGNTATASHPEPAMTALDKQVYALITRHCQGCHAANPTDEIFKVAPLGVKFDSWEQITRQAPQLVHRTTVTRDMPFLNKTNMTDAERDIIAKWGQQQ, from the coding sequence ATGCCTTGGCTTGATTGGCTTTCATTATTTGTAAGATGGTTTCATGTCATCGCCGGTGTCGCCTGGATCGGGGCCTCGTTTTACTTTATATGGCTGGACAATAGCCTGGAAACGCCGCCTGACTGGAAAAAACAAAAAGGCATTAAGGGCGACTTATGGGCCGTCCATGGCGGGGGCTTTTATGAGGTGGGTAAATACGCCTATGGCCCTGAATCCATGCCTGAAAACCTCCATTGGTTTAAGTGGGAGGCCTACTCTACCTGGCTCAGCGGTTTTGCCCTGCTGGTCATTGTGTATTATTTTGCCGCGGCGGCGTATCTGATTGATCCCTCAGTAATGGCCATGAGCGAAACCGAAGCCATTATCCGTGGCCTGTCTTTGCTGGCCGGTGGGGTACTTGTGTACGAACTGGCATGCCGCTCGCCACTGGCAAATTATCCAAAGGTGTTTGCCCTGGCGTTAACCGCGCTGTTGGTGGTGGCCAGCTACCTGGCCACTCAATGGTTCAGCGGGCGCGGCGCGTATATTCATGTCGGTGCCTTGATTGGCTCGATTATGGTGGCCAACGTGCTGTTAAATATTATGCCGGCTCAGCGTAAAATGGTTGCCGCCGTTGCCGCGAAACAGCCAGTGGATCCGGCCTGGGGGGCCGGCGCTAAATTACGCTCAGTGCATAACAATTACCTGACCCTGCCCATACTATTCATCATGATCAGCAATCATTATCCCATGACCTATCAGCACCCGCAGAACTGGCTGGTTCTCGTCGCCATTATGGCGCTGTCGGCCTGGATAAGACACTTCTTTAATCTGCGTCATCTGGGCCGTAGCAGCCCCGGCGTGCTGATAAGCGGTGCCCTTGGCTTGTTGCTGGTTGCCTTATGGGTGTCCTGGCCGCAGGTGCAACCAGCAGCACAACCCACAATCAGCGCGGAGAACACCGGCAATACCGCCACTGCCAGTCATCCTGAGCCAGCGATGACAGCACTGGATAAACAGGTATATGCGCTTATCACCAGACATTGTCAGGGCTGTCATGCAGCAAACCCTACCGATGAGATTTTCAAGGTTGCGCCACTGGGTGTTAAGTTTGACAGTTGGGAGCAGATCACCCGCCAGGCACCACAATTAGTGCATCGCACCACGGTTACACGGGATATGCCGTTTTTAAATAAAACCAACATGACCGACGCCGAACGGGACATCATTGCCAAATGGGGCCAGCAACAATAG
- a CDS encoding glycosyl transferase family protein, translating to MQKAPFSHYINAIGKGQRGARHLTFDEAFDAMSQLLDQDIAPEQAGAFLMLLRMQEESVDELCGFIKACRQRLPDALKQLNATLDIGCYAGKRRQLPWYLLSVSVLVSHGYRVFLHGASEPGSQRFYASHALTDLGLPLSQSTAEAASHMDAYGACYLDLGIALAPLDRIIKLRELFGLRSCANTLARLLNPSGAPYAVQGVYHTHLDERHAQVNQTFAQQSLVFRGDGGDPEINRDRDTALYLTRNGETEHAVMPEAQGWAMKERQFSTTTMLAVWRGQQDHGYADQAVVASLAGYLMLLEELPQAQALEQAGQWWQARDKQVLPFEPKRSNCAGNALK from the coding sequence ATGCAAAAAGCGCCCTTTAGTCACTATATAAATGCCATTGGTAAAGGCCAGCGTGGCGCCCGCCACTTAACCTTTGATGAGGCATTCGATGCAATGTCTCAGCTACTTGATCAAGACATTGCACCAGAACAAGCCGGGGCGTTTTTAATGCTCCTGCGGATGCAGGAAGAGTCGGTTGATGAACTCTGCGGTTTTATTAAGGCCTGTCGCCAGCGCTTGCCCGACGCATTAAAGCAACTCAATGCCACACTCGACATTGGCTGCTACGCCGGTAAACGCCGCCAGCTACCCTGGTATTTGCTAAGTGTGTCGGTGTTGGTCAGTCATGGTTATCGGGTCTTTTTACACGGCGCCTCTGAACCCGGTTCGCAGCGCTTTTATGCCAGCCACGCTTTAACGGATTTAGGTCTGCCCTTATCCCAGTCAACTGCTGAGGCGGCCTCACACATGGACGCCTACGGTGCTTGCTACCTGGATTTGGGAATCGCTCTGGCGCCACTTGATCGCATCATAAAGCTACGTGAGTTATTCGGGCTGCGCTCCTGTGCCAACACGTTAGCCCGCTTGCTTAACCCCAGTGGCGCGCCCTATGCCGTACAAGGGGTCTATCATACTCACCTTGATGAACGCCATGCCCAGGTCAATCAAACCTTTGCTCAGCAGTCACTGGTGTTTCGCGGCGATGGTGGCGATCCGGAAATTAATCGCGACCGTGATACCGCTCTCTACCTTACCCGCAACGGTGAAACCGAGCATGCAGTAATGCCAGAAGCACAAGGCTGGGCCATGAAAGAGCGGCAATTTAGCACCACGACGATGCTGGCAGTGTGGCGGGGGCAGCAAGACCATGGCTACGCCGATCAGGCAGTCGTTGCGTCACTGGCCGGTTACCTGATGTTGCTCGAGGAATTGCCCCAGGCACAGGCCTTAGAACAGGCCGGGCAGTGGTGGCAGGCGCGCGACAAACAGGTGTTACCTTTTGAACCAAAGCGCTCCAATTGTGCAGGAAACGCACTAAAGTGA
- the uraH gene encoding hydroxyisourate hydrolase has protein sequence MISLSSHVLDTTSGKPVADLPITLTCPDGSAVSAVTNSDGRCKDWPGVSFTGGIYQLRFECDRYLRSTHGESFYPFVDIHFEMTDAGGHYHVPLLISPFGFSSYRGS, from the coding sequence ATGATCAGTTTATCCAGTCATGTGCTAGATACCACATCAGGAAAACCGGTTGCCGACCTGCCGATTACGCTGACTTGCCCGGATGGCAGCGCGGTTTCGGCCGTCACCAACAGCGACGGACGCTGTAAAGATTGGCCCGGTGTTAGCTTTACCGGCGGTATTTACCAGTTACGTTTTGAATGTGACCGTTACTTGCGCAGCACACACGGGGAGTCGTTTTATCCCTTTGTCGACATTCATTTTGAAATGACGGACGCTGGCGGCCATTATCATGTACCGCTGCTCATTTCGCCGTTTGGTTTTAGCAGTTACCGGGGCAGCTAG